From one Mytilus edulis chromosome 1, xbMytEdul2.2, whole genome shotgun sequence genomic stretch:
- the LOC139495367 gene encoding toll-like receptor 13, whose amino-acid sequence MIIFWCCSLLLLLDVIATDFRNCYSEYSKLICSCDHHQMICSNHGDKLDFIPMVPKNIKMLTFTSNTLNNVTEKTFHNMTRSKITHLILAGNDIRYISRNTFREFTSLAYLDLSYNVIPVDLDIAFSNLRFVENGSLILNHMNITETKMNELFRYLDKKRIQTLSIAFNNLMYIDSCDWVNFPTLKTLNITGNELRNITFKCQTKVEIIHADFNNLVTFPNFCLDGDNSTDFNKTSVPNLISFSATNNMLKEIPPNVLKCMADLRELFITKNSFHEIELQSFYQLHTLELSSIFRYYQIIKPRSQSKILTASIEHLMLQNLSFRIVPTDLEIFKGLHRLRSLDLSYSNLPFSPMASKILFKPLSNLTKLTLQNVGWKSMPYNIFHMLPYLETLDLSNNKINYLNWSHFRYPKYLKEINFSNNRIFLDGKIKVPSSVFSLKSLDMSNNSIFCTCDSLSFFEELVSNNVTIKNYPGAYICTGPRNMAGKSVADVKCKQQLETIVFTVIITVLFGFTFAVIAYKSRYRIRYLIHISRSRRSWKSRKKTSQPRVFDGFVIYSEPDKYWLLNNLLPFLENQHGYRLCIHDRDFQYGRPIVDNIVENMDNSRKIVLILSNSFVESPWCKYEVRLANERFLEYGPDSLISIKLEDINTSLMENTLKMLIKFTTYAVWSEHNKEEFYVRILDCFQEKNDNTNRNSLGRGETENPPSHARNKKEEKKSNKTDKFEQNELRCMIIEIRGRIDSLEKSVKHDITFLQNKVHNLETNITLLKGNLSDSQTAFE is encoded by the coding sequence atgataatattttGGTGCTGTTCGTTGCTTTTGCTGTTAGATGTGATCGCTACAGATTTTAGAAATTGTTATTCTGAATATTCTAAATTAATATGTTCATGCGACCATCATCAAATGATTTGTTCGAATCATGGCGACAAACTTGATTTCATTCCGATGGTTccgaaaaatattaaaatgcttACATTTACAAGCAATACCTTGAATAACGTGACTGAAAAGACTTTTCATAATATGACAAGAAGTAAGATAACGCATCTTATTCTTGCTGGGAATGACATACGGTACATCTCAAGGAATACTTTTAGAGAATTTACCTCTCTCGCCTATCTGGATCTGAGTTATAATGTAATTCCAGTAGATTTAGACATTGCCTTCAGTAATTTGCGTTTTGTGGAGAATGGTTCATTGATACTAAATCACATGAACATTACAGAAACGAAAATGAATGAACTATTTCGTTATCTTGATAAAAAACGAATACAAACACTGTCTATAGCCTTTAATAATCTAATGTACATCGATAGTTGCGATTGGGTGAATTTTCCGACTTTGAAAACTTTGAATATAACCGGGAATGAATTAAGAAATATCACATTCAAATGTCAAACGAAAGTCGAAATCATTCACGCAGACTTCAACAACTTAGTTACTTTCCCAAATTTTTGTCTTGATGGCGATAACTCCACTGATTTTAATAAAACATCTGTTCCCAATTTAATAAGTTTTTCAGCTACCAATAACATGTTAAAAGAAATACCACCAAATGTATTGAAATGTATGGCAGACTTGCGTGaattgtttattacaaaaaactcCTTTCACGAGATTGAACTCCAAAGTTTCTATCAATTGCATACTCTTGAGCTGTCTAGTATTTTCAGATATTACCAAATTATTAAACCTCGTTCACAGTCAAAAATCTTGACTGCATCTATCGAGCATCTAATGTTACAGAATCTATCGTTCAGAATAGTTCCCACAGATCTAGAAATCTTTAAGGGACTTCATCGGCTAAGAAGTCTTGACCTGTCATATTCCAATCTGCCGTTTAGTCCGATGGCATCTAAAATACTCTTCAAACCGTTGTCAAATTTAACAAAGTTGACATTACAAAATGTAGGATGGAAAAGTATGCCTTATAATATATTTCACATGCTTCCATATTTAGAAACTCTAGATCTAAGCAACAacaaaataaactatttaaatTGGAGTCATTTTAGATATCCTAAGTATCTTAAAGAAATCAACTTCAGCAACAATAGAATTTTTCTAGACGGTAAAATTAAAGTCCCGTCTTcagttttttctttgaaatctttAGACATGTCAAACAATAGCATATTCTGTACTTGTGATAGTCTTTCGTTTTTTGAAGAACTAGTATCAAATAATGTGACGATCAAAAATTATCCTGGGGCATATATCTGTACAGGTCCGAGAAACATGGCTGGCAAGTCGGTCGCCGATGTTAAATGCAAACAACAATTGGAAACTATAGTCTTTACAGTTATAATTACTGTTCTATTCGGATTTACCTTTGCCGTTATTGCATATAAGTCCAGATATCGCATTcgatatttaattcatatttcGAGGTCACGCCGTTCTTGGAAAAGTCGTAAAAAGACAAGTCAACCACGTGTATTTGATGGTTTTGTTATTTATAGCGAACCAGATAAGTACTGGTTGTTAAATAATCTTTTACCATTTCTTGAAAATCAGCACGGATATAGATTATGTATTCATGATAGAGACTTTCAATATGGAAGACCTATTGTAGACAATATTGTAGAAAATATGGATAACAGTAGAAAAATAGTTCTTATCCTCTCAAATAGTTTTGTAGAGAGTCCATGGTGCAAGTATGAGGTTCGTTTGGCCAATGAAAGATTTTTGGAATATGGTCCAGATTCTTTGATCAGTATTAAACTAGAAGACATTAATACATCTCTAAtggaaaacacattaaaaatgcTGATCAAATTTACCACGTATGCAGTTTGGTCAGAGCACAACAAGGAGGAATTCTATGTGCGAATACTAGATTGCtttcaagaaaaaaatgacaataccaaTAGAAACAGTTTGGGCAGAGGCGAGACTGAAAACCCACCGAGTCATGCAAGGAATAAGAAAGAGGAAAAGAAAAGTAATAAAACTGACaaatttgaacaaaatgaacTTCGATGTATGATCATTGAAATTCGAGGGCGTATAGACTCTCTTGAAAAGTCAGTAAAGCATGATATTACTTTTCTGCAAAACAAAGTTCACAACTTAGAAACGAATATTACTTTACTAAAAGGTAATCTTTCAGACTCACAAACTGCTTTTGAATAA